The Erythrolamprus reginae isolate rEryReg1 unplaced genomic scaffold, rEryReg1.hap1 scaffold_387, whole genome shotgun sequence nucleotide sequence aagctaagtggttttattaaagtttctatgttccggtgatcgagatggctgctgcctcatcattcatatatatatatatatatatatatatatatatatatatatatatatatatatatatacatacatacacacacacacacacacacacacacacaatatatcaatacaccagggtgatttgacacaaaaatatgtaacccttccctggtgcagagctgaagggattggatactgtagcctagaggataattctctgccttacaaggcaaaggttgcaggttcaagtcccagtgggtatggctagctgatgaggccaaaataaggccgaaatagatctatcctagtctcccttaattttcaaattcagcaaaagaacatgtgacacatacagatagaattgtcggctatcaataacattaactgccttggaaatagccctgggttgggccgagaggcaaataaggagctatgatgttccttcaatacaccagggtgattcgacacaaaaatatgtaacccttccctattgcagagttgaagggattggatactgtaacctagaggataattctctgccttacaaggcaaaggttgcaggctcaagtcccagtgggtatggctagctgatgaggccaaaataaggccaaaatagatctatcctagtctcccttaattttcaaattcagcaaaaaaaaaaatgacacacacacacacacacaaacacacacatatatgtatcacatatttttgctgactatttaaaattaagggagactaggatagcgctattttggccttgttctggcctcaccagctagccatacccttactgggatttgatcctggggcctctgccttgtaaggcagagaattaacctctaggccaccagatctgatcccttcagctttgtaccagtgAGGGGCTATACATTTTTTTCtgtaatggccctgggttgggcctagaggcaaaaaggagctgtgacattccttcaatataccagggtgatccaacagaaaaacacacacacacacacacacacacacacacacacatacatacatacatatgttttcatagattttcacggatacaggtatgaaggtcttggcatattcagtttTCTTCCTGtgtctctgaaacttacacgggaagaaacctgaatatgccctTCCTATATACAGTGGCCCCTCGACTTTCACGGGTTCGACTTTTGcagaaagcctataccacgggttttcaaaaaataaataaataattaattttttttgaaaacccatggtatttttttatttttaaaatgtatttaaagaagccgtctttaaataaaagctccgcttccgccccagcctcccgatccttcccctttaattcttgctGGACCCATCCTCTTTCGGCACCAGCGCCACTTGGGGAGGAGCCCTCAGTGGCCATGGGCGAACTGCCGGATCCGGAGGCACAAGACAGCCTGAGGGATGGGTGGCTACTTgcctgcagcagcaaagggggccgACAGTTTAGGCTGGTCAGCTCCTCCACTTTCGGAATGCCACCGCCAATTTTGCTGTTGCTGATTTTACTGCTGCCAGGCCTCTCAGCTGTTTGCTGCCCAGATTGCGCCTCCTGCTGCCGCCGCGATcgacagaagacacgtgggccaCCAGAGAGCTGAGAGGCCCGGCGATGGCAAGATCtgcggcagcagcggcagcagagGTCCCGTGAGCTGCCAAACAGCTAAAGGGCCCGGCAGCAGCAAAAtcggtggcggcagcagcagcagtagcaggtaTGTGCGGGCCACCGAGCAGCTGAGATGCGCAGCCTCCACTCCAGCCTCTGCAGCCACCACCTGCGTCCTAGAGCGCATCAAAGCCCCCAGATTGCCACCCCATTGCTCCTGCGGGTTCTGGgattaagtaaaaccaggaatggaggagggagagggaggaagaaaggaagcatctctacttcgcggaaatgtgactttcgcaggcggtctcggaacgcatcctctgcaaaaatcgagggaacactgtatatatatgattttttttgtcgAATTATATGGCAGAAGCCcagggttcaaatcccagtaaaaagggtgtggctacctgataaaggcaaataagcccaaaatagatctatagtagtctcccttccttttcattatcagcaaaatgtgttgcatatatatatattcataaaaataattgtGAAAAATTGATAGTTTGTTCAATGCTTATATATTGTAAGCATCAAGGATAAGAAAATATGTGAGCATGTACATTTAGCCAATCCTTGCATAAAAAATAATGTTCTCTTTCATACTTAACATAAATATGATATGTATGAATAAGAGATCAGGGAGAAATAAAACATGCAATAATTTGTTCCTTCAAGGGCATGGATTACATTGTgttaacagatttaacagattctgttagaagggaccttgcaggtcatctagtgtaaccccctgcccaagcaggagaccctacatctgcctctacctaggatcaaactcacagcctgctCTAGGCCACCACAGAGGAACCATTAGTTAACCACTTTATATTCAGTAATGaaagttatatgttttttaataaaaaataaacaaataaatgcaaaGTTTACTTATCTTTTACATCAACAGTATCAGAAAATAAGCTGGAAACCATACCTTGGCACCCAAATCATTATACTGTAATTTCAAAGCTGTCAGCTTTTCATCTAGTTCTTTGGGATTTTCAGTTTGTTGCTTCTGCACAATCTGACGTCCAGTTTTTATTACTGTTTCCACTTCAGATTTCACTTCACTAAGAGTTTTATATAATTTCTAGTgaacaaaagaaaagaggaattgtatttttatttaaacaaaacatAACTCATGTTTGCAATTTGCCTGAAAGATAATAAAATGCATGGCATTGGAAGAGATAACTTCCTCTGAAGTACTCACCATACAATTATCCAGCTGTGACTGCATTGCTTCCTGCTCAATACTTCTCCATTCCAACTTTGGCACTTGCAATTTTACTTCATCTAaaattcttttactttctttgaaTCGCTGCTCAAAATTGGC carries:
- the LOC139156182 gene encoding dystrophin-like; the protein is MKEHNPDRDSAKKMFCQIDTVEKKLQDIFRKFRLFQKPANFEQRFKESKRILDEVKLQVPKLEWRSIEQEAMQSQLDNCMKLYKTLSEVKSEVETVIKTGRQIVQKQQTENPKELDEKLTALKLQYNDLGAKVWFPAYFLILLM